From one Nocardioides scoriae genomic stretch:
- a CDS encoding LPXTG cell wall anchor domain-containing protein: MRTTVRPSSRTLTSLVVAPLAALVGLLVLVGAGAPATAAGGVRAADAQGSLCTGNTGVNVVVDFGALGGGVQQDCVADGDGQVATKVFSEAGHELTPVGAFPGAACKVDGEPASGGCAQMPPANAYWGLFLAQDAAWDYAPKGADELELSDGDFVAFAWQGTKKATPPSVEPVAATAADSSGEASDGASPSPSTSPSSDATTSPGSGDGTGESAVESTENGRDWVVPFIGLLVLGGAGGVLLVRRRRNAGE; encoded by the coding sequence ATGCGCACCACTGTCCGCCCCTCGTCGAGGACGCTGACCTCGCTCGTCGTCGCCCCCCTCGCTGCCCTGGTCGGGCTGCTCGTCCTCGTCGGGGCCGGCGCGCCGGCGACCGCCGCCGGCGGCGTGCGCGCGGCCGACGCTCAGGGCTCGCTGTGCACCGGCAACACCGGCGTCAACGTCGTCGTCGACTTCGGCGCCCTCGGGGGCGGCGTCCAGCAGGACTGCGTCGCCGACGGCGACGGCCAGGTCGCCACGAAGGTCTTCTCCGAGGCGGGCCACGAGCTCACGCCCGTGGGGGCCTTCCCCGGTGCCGCCTGCAAGGTCGACGGCGAGCCCGCCTCCGGCGGCTGCGCGCAGATGCCGCCCGCCAACGCCTACTGGGGGCTGTTCCTGGCCCAGGACGCGGCGTGGGACTACGCCCCCAAGGGTGCCGACGAGCTCGAGCTGAGCGACGGCGACTTCGTGGCGTTCGCCTGGCAGGGCACCAAGAAGGCGACCCCGCCCTCGGTGGAGCCGGTGGCCGCGACCGCGGCCGACTCCTCGGGTGAGGCCTCCGACGGGGCCAGCCCCTCGCCGAGCACCTCGCCCTCCTCGGACGCCACCACCAGCCCGGGCTCGGGCGACGGCACCGGCGAGAGCGCGGTCGAGAGCACCGAGAACGGCCGCGACTGGGTGGTGCCGTTCATCGGCCTGCTGGTCCTGGGTGGTGCCGGCGGCGTGCTGCTGGTGCGCCGCCGCCGCAACGCCGGCGAGTAG
- a CDS encoding CbiQ family ECF transporter T component: protein MSGSAAGGDAHVERRSRLPRDLHPGAWWLWALGLAATATATTNPVLLLGVVAVACLTVGLRRSDHPWSGSFRLYLLFGLVIVVVRLVLRVLLGGGVGSTVLLDLPAVPLPGWVAGVTLLGPVTLESLLAGLYDGLRLAALVICVGAANALANPKRLLRSMPPALHEVGTAVVVAVALLPQLADSLRRVRAARALRGVPGGRVRRLRGVVVPVLEDALERSMALAAGMDARGYGRSGSLGRGRRATTGALLLLGLCGICVGSYAWLDQTAPRWLVVPGMLGGVALAALGLWSAGRRVQRTRYRPDRWHAEEAGVALAGLGSAVALRLLVDEPVLHPLVTGAPGISDAAVLAVLLGLAAAVVAPPPVLATDGERADRRTSPGRREAARAGAA, encoded by the coding sequence GTGAGCGGGTCCGCGGCGGGCGGTGACGCCCACGTGGAGCGTCGCTCCCGGCTGCCACGCGACCTGCACCCCGGCGCCTGGTGGCTGTGGGCGCTGGGCCTGGCCGCGACCGCCACCGCCACCACCAACCCGGTGCTGCTGCTGGGCGTCGTCGCCGTCGCCTGCCTCACCGTCGGCCTGCGGCGCTCGGACCACCCCTGGTCCGGCTCCTTCCGGCTCTACCTGCTCTTCGGCCTGGTCATCGTCGTGGTCCGGCTGGTGCTGCGCGTGCTGCTGGGCGGCGGTGTCGGCAGCACCGTGCTGCTCGACCTGCCGGCGGTGCCGCTGCCCGGCTGGGTCGCGGGCGTGACGCTGCTCGGCCCGGTGACCCTGGAGTCCCTGCTGGCCGGGCTGTACGACGGCCTGCGGCTGGCCGCGCTGGTCATCTGCGTCGGCGCCGCCAACGCGCTGGCCAACCCCAAGCGGCTGCTGCGCTCGATGCCCCCGGCACTCCACGAGGTCGGCACCGCGGTTGTCGTCGCGGTGGCGCTGCTGCCCCAGCTGGCCGACAGCCTGCGCCGGGTGCGGGCGGCCCGGGCGCTGCGCGGGGTCCCCGGCGGCCGCGTCCGCCGGCTGCGCGGGGTCGTGGTGCCGGTGCTGGAGGACGCGCTCGAGCGCTCGATGGCGCTCGCGGCCGGCATGGACGCGCGTGGCTACGGCCGCAGCGGGTCGCTGGGCCGGGGCCGACGGGCCACCACCGGCGCGCTGCTGCTGCTCGGCCTGTGCGGGATCTGCGTGGGCAGCTACGCCTGGCTCGACCAGACCGCGCCGCGCTGGCTGGTGGTGCCGGGCATGCTCGGCGGGGTGGCGCTGGCCGCCCTGGGCCTGTGGTCGGCCGGGCGTCGCGTGCAGCGCACCCGCTACCGACCCGACCGCTGGCACGCCGAGGAGGCCGGGGTGGCCCTGGCCGGTCTCGGCTCGGCGGTCGCGCTGCGGCTGCTGGTCGACGAGCCGGTGCTGCACCCGCTGGTCACCGGCGCCCCCGGGATCAGCGACGCCGCCGTGCTGGCGGTGCTGCTCGGCCTGGCCGCCGCGGTGGTGGCGCCGCCGCCGGTGCTGGCGACCGACGGCGAGCGGGCCGACCGCCGCACGTCCCCCGGACGACGGGAGGCGGCGCGTGCTGGAGCTGCGTGA
- a CDS encoding ABC transporter ATP-binding protein, with the protein MLELREVTFAYADGPPVLDRVDLTLDEGELVLVAGRTGVGKSTLLGVLNGLVPAFTGGSLRGDVLLEGRSVLHLPPRERAHVVGYVGQDPTAGFVTDTVEEELAYGMEQLGLDPATMRRRVEETLDLLGVADLRSRDLRSLSGGQQQRVAIGSVLTMHPRLLVLDEPTSALDPTAAEDVLATLTRLVHDLGVTVVVAEHRLERVVPFVDRVVLVEQDGRVTAGEPAPMLERSPVAPPIVELGRWAGWSPLPLSVRDARRRAGRLALPESGPVPAPGPEAVLAPSTPALVARDVEVALGRRLVLRGVDLSLGRGQVTALMGRNGSGKSTLLWTLQGARARRGGRVEVDGSDPARLGADARRAHVGLVPQTAADLLYLESVAAECDVADRDAHAAPGTAAALLERLVPGIDRDAHPRDLSEGQRLAVVLAVVLTARPPVLLLDEPTRGLDYPGKQQLGRVLTGLAAEGRAVLVASHDVEFVAQVADQVVVLADGEIVSAGPTSRVVAESPAFAPQVHKILGGDWLTVDQVVAASR; encoded by the coding sequence GTGCTGGAGCTGCGTGAGGTGACGTTCGCGTACGCCGACGGCCCGCCCGTCCTCGACCGCGTCGACCTGACCCTCGACGAGGGCGAGCTGGTCCTGGTCGCCGGGCGCACCGGCGTCGGCAAGTCGACCCTGCTCGGGGTGCTCAACGGGCTGGTGCCGGCCTTCACCGGCGGCAGCCTGCGGGGCGACGTGCTGCTCGAGGGCCGCAGCGTGCTGCACCTGCCGCCGCGCGAGCGCGCCCACGTCGTGGGGTACGTCGGCCAGGACCCCACCGCCGGCTTCGTCACCGACACGGTCGAGGAGGAGCTGGCCTACGGCATGGAGCAGCTCGGCCTCGACCCCGCCACCATGCGGCGGCGGGTGGAGGAGACCCTCGACCTGCTCGGGGTCGCCGACCTGCGCTCGCGCGACCTGCGCTCGCTCTCCGGCGGCCAGCAGCAGCGGGTCGCCATCGGGTCGGTGCTGACCATGCACCCCCGGCTGCTGGTGCTCGACGAGCCGACCTCGGCGCTCGACCCGACCGCGGCCGAGGACGTGCTGGCCACGCTGACGCGGCTGGTGCACGACCTCGGGGTCACCGTCGTGGTCGCCGAGCACCGGCTCGAGCGGGTGGTGCCGTTCGTGGACCGGGTGGTGCTCGTCGAGCAGGACGGCCGGGTCACCGCGGGCGAGCCGGCCCCCATGCTCGAGCGCTCGCCCGTGGCACCGCCCATCGTCGAGCTCGGCCGCTGGGCGGGCTGGTCGCCGCTGCCGCTGAGCGTGCGCGACGCGCGTCGTCGTGCCGGGCGCCTGGCGCTGCCCGAGTCCGGCCCCGTCCCGGCGCCGGGGCCCGAGGCCGTGCTGGCGCCGTCCACCCCCGCGCTGGTGGCCCGCGACGTCGAGGTCGCCCTCGGACGCCGGCTGGTGCTCCGCGGCGTCGACCTCAGCCTGGGCCGCGGGCAGGTGACCGCCCTCATGGGCCGCAACGGCTCGGGCAAGTCGACGCTGCTGTGGACGCTCCAGGGCGCGCGCGCCCGGCGCGGCGGCCGCGTCGAGGTCGACGGCAGCGACCCCGCCCGGCTCGGCGCCGACGCGCGCCGCGCCCACGTCGGACTGGTGCCCCAGACCGCGGCCGACCTGCTCTACCTGGAGAGCGTCGCCGCCGAGTGCGACGTGGCCGACCGCGACGCGCACGCGGCGCCCGGGACGGCGGCGGCCCTGCTCGAGCGCCTGGTGCCGGGCATCGACCGCGACGCCCACCCGCGCGACCTCTCGGAGGGTCAGCGGCTGGCGGTCGTGCTCGCGGTGGTGCTGACGGCCCGGCCGCCGGTGCTGCTGCTCGACGAGCCCACCCGCGGCCTGGACTACCCCGGCAAGCAGCAGCTGGGCCGCGTGCTCACCGGCCTGGCGGCCGAGGGCCGGGCGGTGCTGGTCGCGAGCCACGACGTCGAGTTCGTCGCCCAGGTCGCCGACCAGGTGGTGGTGCTCGCCGACGGCGAGATCGTCTCGGCCGGGCCCACCAGCCGGGTGGTCGCCGAGTCGCCCGCCTTCGCCCCGCAGGTGCACAAGATCCTCGGCGGCGACTGGCTCACCGTCGACCAGGTCGTGGCGGCGTCGAGGTGA
- a CDS encoding ECF transporter S component family protein gives MSAPSRVDAPRLRLRPRSAAVLAAASLAGLLMFCWPLLVRVRVDADTVQPPFVFMLLLPVVIVVCLAELTEGGMDSKVLAMLGVLTAVNAVLRGLSAGIAGVELVFFLLVLAGRVFGAGFGFVLGCTSLFASALLTGGVGSWLPFQMMASAWVGMGAGLLPRRVRGRAEIALLVAYAVVAAYAFGLVMNLMSWPFALGVAVPGYEGALSFVPGDPLLANLHRFGVYTLLTSTGSWDTGRAVTTSVALVVLGPAVLATLRRAVRRATVVRTEQPAGPLGRAG, from the coding sequence GTGAGCGCGCCCTCCCGGGTTGACGCCCCCCGCCTGCGGCTGCGGCCCCGGTCGGCGGCCGTGCTGGCCGCCGCGTCGCTGGCGGGCCTGCTGATGTTCTGCTGGCCGCTGCTGGTGCGCGTCCGCGTCGACGCCGACACGGTGCAGCCGCCCTTCGTGTTCATGCTGCTGCTGCCCGTGGTGATCGTGGTGTGCCTGGCCGAGCTCACCGAGGGCGGCATGGACTCCAAGGTGCTGGCGATGCTGGGCGTCCTGACGGCCGTCAACGCCGTGCTGCGTGGACTCTCGGCCGGCATCGCCGGCGTCGAGCTGGTCTTCTTCCTGCTGGTGCTCGCGGGCCGGGTCTTCGGCGCGGGCTTCGGCTTCGTGCTGGGCTGCACGTCGCTGTTCGCCTCGGCGCTGCTGACCGGCGGGGTCGGGTCGTGGCTGCCGTTCCAGATGATGGCCTCGGCCTGGGTGGGCATGGGCGCCGGGCTGCTGCCCCGCCGGGTGCGCGGGCGGGCCGAGATCGCCCTGCTGGTGGCGTACGCCGTGGTCGCGGCGTACGCCTTCGGGCTGGTGATGAACCTGATGAGCTGGCCCTTCGCCCTGGGGGTCGCGGTGCCGGGCTACGAGGGGGCGCTGTCCTTCGTGCCCGGCGACCCACTGCTGGCCAACCTGCACCGGTTCGGCGTCTACACGCTGCTGACCTCGACCGGGTCGTGGGACACCGGCCGGGCGGTGACGACCTCGGTCGCGCTGGTCGTGCTGGGTCCCGCGGTGCTGGCCACGCTGCGGCGGGCGGTGCGCCGGGCGACGGTGGTGCGCACCGAGCAGCCGGCCGGTCCGCTGGGCCGCGCTGGCTAG
- a CDS encoding PQQ-dependent sugar dehydrogenase: protein MTPRLAPLLLVPALALAGCGGSDPAAEPEAGDTPSASASPSASPSASPSASPSASSGPSTSARPRVVGTVARGLQVPWGIAFLPDGSALVTERDTRRVLRVADGEVTRVGSVELATPQGEGGLLGVAVSPSYDEDARVFFYATTADDNRVVSTTFRDGRLGRMRPVLTGIPRNSYHDGGRLAFGPDDRLYVSTGDAGQPELAPDRGSLAGKILRITQDGDPAPGNPDPGSPVWSRGHRNVQGLAFDDRGRLWASEFGQDTWDELNLIRKGGDYGWPGTEGRGGPAGTTDPQVQWATDDNSPSGLAFRDGRLWMGALAGERLWRVDVDGARATGERGFLVGDHGRVRTVVTAPDGRLWVTTSNRDGRGDPAPQDDRILLVAP, encoded by the coding sequence ATGACGCCGAGGCTGGCTCCGCTGCTGCTCGTGCCCGCGCTGGCCCTGGCGGGCTGCGGGGGGTCCGATCCGGCCGCCGAGCCGGAGGCGGGGGACACGCCGTCGGCGAGCGCGTCGCCCAGCGCCTCACCCAGCGCCTCGCCCAGCGCCTCGCCCAGCGCCTCCTCGGGGCCGTCGACCTCCGCTCGCCCGCGCGTGGTCGGCACCGTCGCCCGGGGCCTGCAGGTGCCGTGGGGGATCGCCTTCCTCCCCGACGGGTCGGCGCTGGTGACCGAGCGCGACACCCGCCGGGTGCTCCGGGTCGCCGACGGGGAGGTGACCCGCGTCGGCTCGGTCGAGCTGGCCACGCCGCAGGGCGAGGGCGGGCTGCTCGGGGTGGCCGTGTCGCCGTCGTACGACGAGGACGCGCGGGTCTTCTTCTACGCCACGACCGCCGACGACAACCGGGTGGTGAGCACGACCTTCCGCGACGGCCGGCTGGGCCGGATGCGGCCCGTGCTGACCGGCATCCCGAGGAACAGCTACCACGACGGCGGCCGGCTGGCCTTCGGGCCCGACGACCGGCTCTACGTCTCCACGGGCGACGCCGGGCAGCCCGAGCTGGCCCCGGACCGGGGCTCGCTGGCCGGCAAGATCTTGCGGATCACCCAGGACGGCGACCCCGCTCCCGGCAACCCCGACCCGGGCTCGCCGGTCTGGTCCCGGGGCCACCGCAACGTCCAGGGCCTGGCCTTCGACGACCGCGGCCGGCTGTGGGCCTCGGAGTTCGGCCAGGACACCTGGGACGAGCTCAACCTGATCAGGAAGGGCGGGGACTACGGCTGGCCCGGCACCGAGGGTCGCGGCGGTCCCGCCGGCACCACCGACCCGCAGGTGCAGTGGGCCACCGACGACAACTCACCCTCGGGGCTGGCCTTCCGCGACGGCCGGCTGTGGATGGGGGCGCTGGCCGGCGAGCGGCTGTGGCGCGTCGACGTCGACGGCGCCCGCGCGACGGGGGAGCGCGGCTTCCTCGTCGGCGACCACGGTCGGGTCCGCACGGTCGTCACCGCGCCCGACGGCCGGCTGTGGGTGACGACCTCCAACCGTGACGGCCGCGGCGACCCGGCCCCCCAGGACGACCGGATCCTGCTGGTCGCGCCCTAG
- a CDS encoding alpha/beta fold hydrolase, whose product MADRALTLAPPADDGLALRYYAVPSRDGTVLQAWTNDVEGPTVLLCNGLGTNPYAWPSLLDPACGVRVVSWNHRGTGGSHRPVDREHVGIDAFAEDALAVMDHAGLDSAVLMGWSMGVNTMFEVAVRHPERVDGLFAVGGVPGDTFASMLAPLRVPRPVSKALTVGAARVAKVVGRGVTPWTTGLAVGPATLRALSHSGFMLPVADEELSRRAVREFLSTPVEWYAHLALHSSLHRRVSLRGIEVPTSFLAGRYDVLASSRDMRTAADRIPGAVYEELRATHFLPMERPHEVITALRALLARVG is encoded by the coding sequence GTGGCCGACCGCGCTCTGACCCTCGCCCCTCCTGCCGACGACGGCCTCGCGCTGCGCTACTACGCGGTGCCCAGCCGCGACGGCACGGTGCTCCAGGCCTGGACCAACGACGTCGAGGGCCCCACGGTGCTGCTGTGCAACGGGCTCGGCACCAACCCCTACGCCTGGCCCTCGCTGCTGGACCCGGCGTGCGGCGTGCGGGTGGTGTCGTGGAACCACCGCGGCACCGGCGGGTCCCACCGTCCGGTGGACCGCGAGCACGTCGGCATCGACGCCTTCGCCGAGGACGCCCTGGCGGTGATGGACCACGCCGGGCTCGACAGCGCCGTGCTGATGGGCTGGTCGATGGGCGTCAACACCATGTTCGAGGTGGCCGTGCGCCACCCCGAGCGGGTCGATGGCCTGTTCGCGGTCGGTGGCGTGCCCGGTGACACCTTCGCCTCGATGCTGGCGCCGCTGCGCGTCCCCCGGCCCGTGAGCAAGGCCCTCACCGTCGGCGCCGCGCGGGTCGCCAAGGTGGTCGGACGCGGCGTCACGCCGTGGACCACGGGGCTGGCCGTCGGGCCCGCCACGCTGCGGGCCCTGAGCCACAGCGGCTTCATGCTCCCGGTCGCCGACGAGGAGCTCTCCCGGCGGGCGGTGCGCGAGTTCCTCAGCACCCCGGTCGAGTGGTACGCCCACCTCGCGCTGCACTCCTCCCTCCACCGCCGGGTCTCGCTGCGGGGCATCGAGGTCCCGACCAGCTTCCTGGCGGGGAGGTACGACGTGCTGGCGTCCTCGCGCGACATGCGCACCGCCGCCGACCGGATCCCGGGCGCGGTCTACGAGGAGCTGCGCGCCACCCACTTCCTGCCCATGGAGCGGCCCCACGAGGTGATCACCGCGCTGCGGGCGCTGCTGGCGCGGGTGGGCTGA
- a CDS encoding sialidase family protein yields MTDQTAPQPTATPRTVLMVGTRKGLWVGRSDEAREDWEWTGPHFDMEEVYSCAVDTRGGSERGGTGGARLLAGASSSWLGPRVRRSDDLGASWDESEQGGLRFPDDVEASVERVWQLVPGAVDGVVWAGSEPGAVWRSTDGGATFALERALWDHPHREHWQAGFGGQAFHTILPHPDDPTSVTVALSTGGVYQTRDDGASWSPRNQGIRAEFLPEGQQYPEFGQCVHKVARHPSRPERLFLQNHGGVYRSDDEGGSWTSIAEGLPADFGFPVVVHPHEPDTVFVFPINGGERRYPPQARARVWRSRDAGETWEELGEGLPDAFYVAVMRDAMCADDHAAPGLYFGARNGAVWGSTDGGGSWREVVSDLPDVMVVRAAAVTG; encoded by the coding sequence ATGACGGACCAGACCGCACCGCAGCCGACCGCGACGCCCCGGACCGTGCTGATGGTCGGGACCCGCAAGGGCCTGTGGGTCGGGCGCTCCGACGAGGCCCGCGAGGACTGGGAGTGGACCGGTCCCCACTTCGACATGGAGGAGGTCTACTCCTGCGCCGTCGACACCCGGGGCGGCAGCGAGAGGGGCGGCACCGGGGGCGCGCGGCTGCTCGCCGGGGCGTCGTCGAGCTGGCTGGGCCCGCGGGTGCGCCGCTCCGACGACCTCGGCGCCTCCTGGGACGAGTCCGAGCAGGGCGGGCTGCGCTTCCCCGACGACGTCGAGGCCAGCGTGGAGCGGGTGTGGCAGCTGGTGCCGGGCGCGGTCGACGGCGTGGTGTGGGCCGGATCGGAGCCGGGGGCGGTGTGGCGCTCGACCGACGGCGGCGCGACCTTCGCCCTGGAGCGGGCCCTGTGGGACCACCCCCACCGCGAGCACTGGCAGGCCGGGTTCGGCGGGCAGGCGTTCCACACGATCCTGCCCCACCCCGACGACCCGACCTCGGTGACGGTCGCGCTCTCGACCGGGGGCGTCTACCAGACCCGCGACGACGGCGCCTCCTGGTCGCCGCGCAACCAGGGGATCCGGGCGGAGTTCCTGCCCGAGGGCCAGCAGTACCCCGAGTTCGGCCAGTGCGTCCACAAGGTCGCGCGGCACCCCTCGCGGCCCGAGCGGCTGTTCCTGCAGAACCACGGCGGCGTCTACCGCTCCGACGACGAGGGCGGCTCGTGGACCTCGATCGCCGAGGGCCTGCCCGCCGACTTCGGCTTCCCCGTGGTGGTCCACCCGCACGAGCCCGACACCGTGTTCGTCTTCCCCATCAACGGCGGCGAGCGTCGCTACCCGCCGCAGGCGCGGGCCCGGGTGTGGCGCTCGCGCGACGCGGGCGAGACCTGGGAGGAGCTCGGCGAGGGGCTGCCCGACGCGTTCTACGTCGCGGTGATGCGCGACGCGATGTGCGCCGACGACCACGCCGCGCCCGGCCTCTACTTCGGGGCCCGCAACGGCGCCGTGTGGGGCAGCACCGACGGCGGCGGCTCGTGGCGCGAGGTGGTCAGCGACCTGCCCGACGTGATGGTGGTGCGCGCGGCGGCCGTCACCGGCTGA
- a CDS encoding nucleoside/nucleotide kinase family protein has protein sequence MRQIIGIAGAPGAGKTTYAVQLAARLGGVHLPMDGFHLADVSLDRLGLRARKGAPETFDAWGYAALLRRLREDTGETVYAPAFERDLEQPLAGAIAVPPEARVVVTEGNYLLLDRPEWRAAREQVDECWWLEVDDDLRRARLVARHVRFGKTPEEAAAWVAAVDDPNAALVRSFRDRADRVVEAEPLPPADPGVVQPLSR, from the coding sequence GTGCGACAGATCATCGGCATCGCGGGGGCGCCCGGCGCCGGCAAGACGACGTACGCCGTGCAGCTCGCGGCCCGGCTCGGCGGGGTGCACCTGCCGATGGACGGCTTCCACCTCGCCGACGTCAGCCTCGACCGCCTCGGCCTGCGGGCGCGCAAGGGCGCGCCGGAGACCTTCGACGCCTGGGGGTACGCCGCGCTGCTGCGACGGCTGCGCGAGGACACCGGCGAGACCGTCTACGCGCCGGCGTTCGAGCGCGACCTCGAGCAGCCGCTCGCGGGGGCGATCGCGGTGCCGCCGGAGGCGCGCGTCGTGGTGACCGAGGGCAACTACCTGCTGCTCGACCGCCCCGAGTGGCGCGCCGCCCGCGAGCAGGTCGACGAGTGCTGGTGGCTCGAGGTGGACGACGACCTGCGTCGTGCCCGTCTGGTCGCGCGCCACGTCCGGTTCGGCAAGACGCCGGAGGAGGCCGCCGCCTGGGTGGCCGCCGTCGACGACCCCAACGCCGCGCTGGTGCGGTCGTTCCGCGACCGGGCCGACCGCGTCGTGGAGGCGGAGCCGCTGCCGCCCGCCGACCCGGGAGTGGTGCAGCCGCTCAGCCGGTGA
- a CDS encoding sugar phosphate isomerase/epimerase family protein: protein MNPLGLHALVWVGDWSAASAAHAISSTARLGFDLIEVPLLDPATVDAAMTRSLLEEHGLGAACSLGLDHSADVSSEDPAVVARGRDLLARAVDVAAEMGAGDLCGVLYSVLDKYPAPISPRSRQHVVESMAWLSERAAGSGLRVNLEVVNRYETNVVNTTAEMLDLITETGADLGVHLDTYHMNIEEDGMAQAVHQADAAGRLRYVHVGESHRGYLGSGNVDFATFFAAVRESAYDGPVVFESFSSAVVHPTLSNTLAVWRNLWDDSEDLGRHAHEFMARHLGAGADQPAAAAR, encoded by the coding sequence ATGAACCCCCTGGGTCTGCACGCCCTCGTCTGGGTCGGCGACTGGTCCGCGGCCTCCGCCGCGCACGCCATCTCCTCGACCGCCCGCCTCGGTTTCGACCTCATCGAGGTCCCCCTGCTCGACCCCGCCACGGTCGACGCCGCGATGACTCGATCCCTGCTGGAGGAGCACGGCCTCGGTGCCGCCTGCTCCCTCGGCCTGGACCACAGCGCCGACGTCTCCAGCGAGGACCCCGCGGTCGTCGCCCGTGGCCGCGACCTGCTCGCCCGGGCCGTCGACGTCGCGGCCGAGATGGGCGCCGGCGACCTGTGCGGGGTGCTCTACTCCGTGCTCGACAAGTACCCCGCCCCGATCAGCCCCCGCTCGCGCCAGCACGTCGTCGAGTCGATGGCGTGGCTCTCCGAGCGGGCCGCCGGGAGCGGGCTGCGGGTCAACCTCGAGGTGGTCAACCGCTACGAGACCAACGTCGTCAACACCACGGCCGAGATGCTCGACCTCATCACCGAGACCGGGGCCGACCTCGGCGTCCACCTCGACACGTACCACATGAACATCGAGGAGGACGGCATGGCGCAGGCGGTCCACCAGGCCGACGCCGCCGGCCGGCTGCGCTACGTCCACGTCGGGGAGTCCCACCGCGGCTACCTCGGCTCGGGCAACGTCGACTTCGCCACCTTCTTCGCGGCGGTCCGCGAGTCGGCGTACGACGGCCCGGTGGTCTTCGAGAGCTTCAGCTCCGCCGTCGTGCACCCGACGCTGTCCAACACCCTGGCGGTGTGGCGCAACCTGTGGGACGACAGCGAGGACCTGGGCCGCCACGCCCACGAGTTCATGGCCCGCCACCTCGGCGCCGGGGCGGACCAGCCGGCAGCAGCCGCCCGGTAG
- a CDS encoding ATP-binding cassette domain-containing protein has protein sequence MTATQHETPTAAPEGELLLRASGLTKSYGQVQALRQGDLEVRAGRVTAIIGDNGAGKSTLVGCLSGMHRSDGGELRVGDEQVSFTGPQQARAVGIETVYQDLALVDTLRVWQNLYLGREDGVGRGPLRWLRRGAMRAEAARMVGALAVNVPSVDARVNGLSGGQRQAVALARAAGWGSRIVILDEPTAALGVQETAKVEEMILRLRSQGLGLVLVSHNFDQVLRVADDVFVMRSGRTVAHRATAGTTGPDLVALVTGATVEPRPPAPDA, from the coding sequence ATGACCGCCACCCAGCACGAGACCCCCACCGCCGCCCCCGAGGGCGAGCTGCTCCTCCGGGCGAGCGGCCTGACCAAGTCCTACGGCCAGGTCCAGGCGCTGCGCCAGGGCGACCTCGAGGTCCGGGCCGGCCGCGTCACCGCCATCATCGGCGACAACGGCGCCGGCAAGTCCACCCTGGTCGGGTGCCTCTCGGGCATGCACCGCTCCGACGGCGGCGAGCTGCGGGTCGGCGACGAGCAGGTGTCGTTCACCGGCCCCCAGCAGGCGCGCGCGGTCGGCATCGAGACCGTCTACCAGGACCTCGCCCTCGTCGACACGCTGCGGGTGTGGCAGAACCTCTACCTCGGCCGCGAGGACGGCGTCGGCCGCGGGCCGCTGCGCTGGCTGCGGCGCGGGGCGATGCGGGCGGAGGCCGCCCGCATGGTCGGCGCGCTCGCCGTCAACGTGCCGTCGGTCGACGCGCGGGTCAACGGCCTCTCCGGCGGCCAGCGGCAGGCGGTCGCCCTGGCCCGGGCCGCCGGCTGGGGCTCGCGCATCGTCATCCTCGACGAGCCCACCGCCGCCCTCGGCGTCCAGGAGACGGCCAAGGTCGAGGAGATGATCCTGCGGCTGAGGTCGCAGGGCCTCGGCCTGGTGCTGGTCAGCCACAACTTCGACCAGGTGCTCCGGGTCGCCGACGACGTGTTCGTGATGCGCTCGGGCCGCACCGTCGCCCACCGCGCGACGGCCGGCACCACCGGTCCCGACCTGGTCGCCCTGGTCACCGGCGCGACCGTCGAGCCGCGCCCACCGGCACCCGACGCCTGA